The Pochonia chlamydosporia 170 chromosome 1, whole genome shotgun sequence genome window below encodes:
- a CDS encoding S-adenosyl-L-methionine-dependent methyltransferase (similar to Glarea lozoyensis ATCC 20868 XP_008084815.1), with translation MAVQTKPAAEKPHEVFDLDAGWKLLQEYSRIPVQDMYNHAENIMEKALQVAPYPCIRRFRFLDLVMVTTDVYPLIIKRLKQGETFLDLACCLGQEIRQLVHDGAPSENTYGSDLYDGFFPLSYELFQDKSSLKTTFVAADIFDDASPLMGLAGKMNIIYVGDFFHLFNLEDQEKIAERIVQLLVAMPGSLVVGRHSGDGIAGEYSRVRDGSGRKHFQHNPHSWKELWDRVGERTGSSWLVNVELVTEFKFRSVDEEVSNEFQRLQGAKGLMYTIERR, from the exons ATGGCCGTTCAAACTAAGCCCGCAGCAGAGAAACCGCACGAGGTGTTCGATCTAGACGCAGGCTGGAAGCTTCTACAGGAATACAGCAGAATACCAGTTCAAGATATGTACAATCACGCCGAGAATATT ATGGAAAAGGCACTGCAAGTT GCACCATATCCATGCATCAGACGCTTCCGATTCCTTGACCTCGTCATGGTCACTACAGATGTATAccccctcatcatcaagcgCCTGAAGCAAGGCGAAACGTTCCTAGATCTAGCatgctgccttggccaagaaatCCGCCAACTCGTCCATGACGGTGCACCGTCTGAAAATACCTACGGCTCAGACCTCTACGATGGCTTCTTCCCACTCAGCTATGAGCTCTTCCAGGATAAGAGTAGCCTGAAAACAACGTTTGTAGCAGCGGACATCTTTGACGATGCTTCGCCACTGATGGGCCTGGCTGGTAAAATGAACATTATTTATGTGGGGGACTTTTTTCACCTGTTCAATCTTGAAGATCAGGAGAAGATTGCAGAGCGGATTGTTCAGTTACTGGTTGCGATGCCTGGGTCGTTGGTTGTAGGACGGCATTCGGGAGATGGGATTGCAGGTGAGTATTCACGGGTTAGGGATGGGAGTGGGCGAAAGCACTTTCAGCATAATCCACACAGTTGGAAAGAGTTGTGGGATCGAGTTGGTGAAAGGACGGGGAGTTCGTGGCTTGTGAATGTTGAGTTGGTGACCGAGTTCAAGTTTCGTTCGGTGGATGAGGAAGTGTCGAACGAGTTTCAGAGGCTGCAAGGTGCAAAGGGGTTGATGTACACTATTGAGAGGAGGTGA